The Leptospira paudalimensis region GTGTTCGTGACTACATTCACGTAAGTGATTTAGCAAAAGCACATGTTTTGGCCTTAAACTACATCATGGAAAAAAATGAAAGTTTAACTGTAAACTTAGGATCGGAAGCCGGATATTCAGTCAAAGAAATGGCTGATTTATCCGAGAAAGTTGTTGGAAAACAAATTCCTCACAAAACAGGGCCTAGGCGACTTGGAGACCCTGCTAAATTACTAGCTTCTTCCAAAAAAGCTAGGGAAATACTGAACTGGAAACCAATCTATAGTGATGCAGAAACATTACTATCGAGTATGTGGAATTTGTATAAAAATCTATAAATTCTGCGAACTAATTTTTTCACACTCCGGGTTGATGGACCTTACATAATCCAAAGCCCGGTCACCTAACACCTCAGCTCCCATAAAACTTCCGGTCAACTTGATCTCACCAGATTGAAATGATTTTACCCATTCTTTAGTGAGTTGGTTTGAGATGGGTGCATAAGACCAGTGCCATTTTTCTTCTTGGTAACCTTTATTATTTCGTGAAGCAAGTGGACTATATGGTTGGCAAAATCCATATTTGGAAGCATTTTCTTTTAACCAATCGTATAGAATTTTTCCCTTTCCATTCGATTCAAAATAGGCATTATCCAAAGCATTTAAGTCAAAGTCGGTTCCCCAATGGTGACGAGATGTTCCAGGAGCACTCGAAAATTCTAAGATCAAATTGATGATTTCTTCAGGTGACTTTCCGGTGATCGGTACTCGCATCGCTTTTTTACCAGAGTATTTGGATTCCCAAATTCCTTTTTGGTGTGAAAAATTACGGAAACTAGAAACTAAAAAAATATGTTGTTTATAAGAACTTGGTTTTGAGTCTTCAAAATCATTGATCATTTTGTGAAGTGCTTTTTTAACATCTGGTCGAAGGAAATGTTCTTTTGCATTTTCTTCTAATATAACAGGCGCTAATGGTCCAGGAGAATTGAATTTGCCGGTTAAATAGGAAACCTTATCAATACCCAAATACAAATCAGTTTGAGTTTGTTTGACAGGTTTCTCTCCACATACGCATAGTATTGAGAGCAAAAACAATAATAGATATTTCGTTCTGAACATAGTAAGGTTCATTTAAAAATTACCGATTAATTCGCAAATAAAAATTTGCCTTCACTGAATCGTATCCTGAGTTCAGATACCTCGCTTGGATCATCCAACGGAAGGGATGATGCATCCTCTTTTGCTTCATCCAAAAGTTCACGGTCCACAACCAAATCAGCAATTTTAAACTCAGGAAGCCCACTTTGTTTGACTCCTAAAAGTTCGCCAGGACCACGAATGGCGAGATCCTTTTCGGCTAAAAAATAACCATCGTTGGAGGTTACTAATGCTTCTAATCGATCTCTACCTTCATCACTGACAAAATCACCTGTCATCAATATACAAAAACTTTCCAAATCACTTCTTCCTACTCGACCACGTAACTGGTGTAATTGGGAAATTCCAAATCGTTCCGCATGTTCCACTACCAAAATTGTAGCATTGGGTACATCCACTCCCACTTCCACAACAGTTGTAGTGACTAAAATTTGGATCTCTCCTGATTTAAATTTTTCCATAACGGATTCTTTCTCAACACTTTTCATCTTTCCATGTAATAATCCAATTTTAAGATCAGGAAAAATATTAGTTCGTAAGTTTTCATAAGCTACCGTACAAGATTCCAAATCAACCTTCTCCGATTCTTCAACAAGAGGGTATACAATATAACACTGTCTACCCGAGGTTACATACTTTCGAATTGAATTGTATACGCCTGTTCGTCGGTCTTCTTTGTACCAACGTGTGTCGATGGGTTTACGACCTTTTGGTTTTGTTTTAATATTCACAAGAGTTAAGTCCCCGTACAAAGTGAGACAAAGTGTTCTGGGAATAGGAGTTGCTGTCATAGCCAATAGATCAGGATTTTTTCCTTTGGCACGAATTGTTTCCCTTTGGTCGACACCAAACTTATGTTGTTCATCAATGACAACCAGTCCCAAGTCAGAAAAAATCACATCTTCCTGCAACAAAGAATGCGTTCCAATGATGATATTGGATTCACCAGTTTTGATACGGTTTAACTTTTCAGCTCTAGATTTTTTATTCTCACCACCTAATAACAATTCAATGCCAAGGAACGGCATATTGCCCATAAATTTATAAATTGTTTGGTAATGTTGCCTAGCTAAAATTTCTGTTGGAGCTAAAAAGGCAACTTGGATGTGGTTATCGATATAATGTAAACCTACAAGTAGTGCAGTAATGGTTTTTCCAGATCCAACGTCCCCTTGTAACAGAAACGCCGAAGGTGAATCTGTATTTGTTTTGGAGAGTATTGTCGTAACCGCTATTTTTTGATCTTCTGTTAATTCAAAAGGAAGATTTTTCTCTAAATTAACGCGAGAAGGTGAATTTGGAAGAGGCCACAACAATCGTTTTACTTTTTGTCGTTCTCTTTGTTTATACAATAGGAGTCTTTGGAAATAAAAAAACTCTTCATAGGCAAAACGTTTCCTGGAAATTTGGACTGTTTCCATTGTATCGGGAAAATGAATTTTCCGAAATGCTTCGTCACGGCCGAGTAACCTTCGTTTTTTGATAAATTTAGAAGGAAGGTTTTCTCCTATCTCACCACTTTCTAATACTTGGTGGATGAGTTTTCGTAAACCTTTTGAATCCAATCCTTCTTCTTTGAGTGCCTCAGTGGATGGATACAAAGGAATAATCCGACCAGCATGTATTGAATCCTCTGGATCATCTGTGTCTGATAAAAATTCATATTCAGGATGAACGATCTGATATCCTTTAAAATATTCCAATTTACCAGAGATCACAACTTTTTTCTCAATCGCAAATAGTTTGTGAAAAAAATTGACTCCACGAAAAAACACTAAGTTGATTCTTTCATTGTTTAATGTACGAAACCCAACAAGTAATCGACTCTTTTTTCCGTGCACAATGTAACTATCTACAATACTTCCTAGTAAAGTGACATTATCACCTTGTTTTAAAATAATATCCTTTGTAAAATTTCGATCTAAGTAACGTCTTGGAAAGTAAGTCAACAAATCGTAATACGTTGTAACTCCATGTTCCAATAAAACTGTTTTACGTTTCGGGCCAATCCCTTTTAGATTCGATAAACTTTGTGTGAGATCAAACATAGAATTTATATTTCATCCGTGGGTTTTGGTGGTCCAAATGGATTGACTTTCCCAACAATTGAATCTGGATTATTTTTTTCAGAATCTAAAATCAAATAACAATATTTACATCCATATATTTGTGCCTGTTTTTTCCCTTCGCTGTTTGTATAAGTAGAAATAGCAGCATATAAATATTCATCTTTCCGAAGAACTGTTCCACAAACAGGACATAGGCGGAGTCTTGGCATATTAGGATCTTTATCTTTCCCGTAAACTTTTCGTGGATCCCCCACGCGAAGATTTTCTTCTTTTTTTAGACGTTCTTTTTCTTTTTGGTTTAGAGATTGGTTGTCAACTGCAGAGAGAGCATATAGAAAAAAGGCAACAGTGAATAATACGCCACAAATCGTCAGAAAGGTGACCATTTAGTTTCCTCGAATGTAATCTTCAGAACTCACAGTTGAAATTGAATTTTGAGAAATGAGTTTTAATTGTTTTTCCGAACAATCTACTTCAATTAAGGTATGGCAAACATCTTCCTTTAATTGGCAAAGATTGGATTGTACAACATTTTTTCCTTCCATTATAATTTCAGCATAATATCCACCTTCTTGGAAACCATGTAAAGAGTCCACAGCACCGAAGTTAGATGGATTGATAAAAACAGTATTTTTAGTTTTTTTAATTCCTTGGTCTTCGTGAACATGACCAGAGACAACAAGAGAAGGAGATTCATCATCTAAGTAACGACGTATCCCTTGGCTACCACACTTTCCTACTCCTGGAATGGTATCAAAATAACCATACGCTGGATTGTGTATCCAACAGATGTCAGGTAGTTCCTCCCGGAAAAAGTCCTCAGGTTCACTATAGTTTTTTCCATTTTTCGTATACTCATGAAAAACAACCGTTAGTTTCTCAGGTATTCCTGAAGTCCAAATGGGTGCGCCACCATACCCAGATACTTTGATATTTCTAAAATCAAAACTTTTACGATGCACTTCTCTTTGGTACAATTCAGTGTATTGTAAATCTAAATCATAATTTCCCGGCAAACAATAAACAGGTGATTTTGCGTATTTCAAAATCAATTTTTCGATGATTTCATATTTTTCTTTCATCGTTTTAGCAGCTAACTTATATAAGTCTCTATATTTTTGTGATTTTTCAACAATGGCTGTAGAATACTTTTCGGGAAAACGAATCGCATGAGTTGTAAAATCAAAGGGAGTTGAGTCGTCTTTTCTTTCAGTTAATAAATAATACAATTCTTCTTGGACACCACAAAAATCGATGATACGATCAAAGGAAAAAAATGCTTTGTAGATGATATCTCCGGAAAAAAGGTACAAATCTGCTTCTGTTGATTGTAGAATTTTTTTTAGACCATGAAGTCCATCATGGATATCCGTAAGATAAATGATTTTCATTTATTCGTTTTCCCAAAGTAACATCTGAATATCTCTATCCTCTTCTATATAATCGATCTTAAGGTATTCAGGACCAAAAAAATCTACCAGAGGTTTTAAAATGGTAGAGGATCTAACAAAGATATACAGTTCATTATGATCAGCGACTAAGTATTGGATTTCGATTTTTCCTGCAATGGCCGGAACCAAATTTAGAAAATAATTGAGATCAAATAATAATTCCCATTGTAAACCTGTGATCGATAATATATGGGGAGCAGCATGGATGATGGATTCAAATACTTTCTTTTTATGAAAAGGATCAATTTTTACAAACCACCTAACAAAGTCAAATCGTCTTGGTTTTGTGTCCCATACACGGTATCCAACAATTTTTAACCTAGCTTTGTTGTCTTTTACTAACACTGGTTTGAGTCGCACACGGTAACGAATCGAATTTACTTTTAGGATTCTTGCAATCCAAAGCCATTCCATCCTGTAAGTCCCTGTTAAGATGACTTCCCCTTTTGCAGAACCGACTTCCATACTTTCTAAATCGGGGTCTTCTGCGATGATTTCAGTTTGTATGACTTTTTTTAAGCTACCAAGCAATAAGGTAACTTTGTAATTACTCTTTGGGACCACTTTGGGTGGCAAAAAGAGATTGAGTGGGTTGAAACGGAAGAGATCCGTTAAAAGCATATTTTAATTTTATTTTCTATTGCCTTTTTGGAAAGCAGATTTAGAATACTGAACTCATGAAGATTGGAATCATAGGTGCTGGAAGTTTTGGCACTGCACTAGGTAGTATTTTGGCAGATAAGGGTTACGACGTCACCCTTTGGACTCGGAGTGAGGAACAAGCTCGTTCCATCAATGAAAACCATATGAATTCCAAACATATGCCCGATTTGGTGCTTCCAGAAAAATTGCGGGCGAATACAGACCTCATTCAGGTGGTAAAAGACAAGGAAATGATTGTTTCCGCACCACCAAGCCATGCACTTTCCGGCATCCTAAAGGAAATTAAAGACCATATCCCGCATAAAGTTCCCATTGTTTCCGCATCAAAAGGGATAGAAAATGAATCCTTACGACTTGTCTCGGAGATTTTTGAATCGGAACTTCCAGGCCAGTACCATTCTCAACTTTCCTATCTTTCTGGACCTAGTTTTGCAAAAGAAATGGTAAAAAGAGTTCCCACCATTGTCTCCATCGCTTCCAAAAACGAAGCAACCGCCAAACGAGTGCAAGAGATTTTTAGTTTCACTTACTTTCGTACGTATTGGACTCCCGATGTTGTTGGTGTGGAAGTGGGTGGTGCTCTGAAAAACGTGATTGCCATTGCCGCTGGAGTTGCTGATGGGCTTGGGTTTGGACAAAACACAAGAGCTGCTCTCATCACACGTGGGTTAAACGAGATCACTCGGATGGGAATCAAAATGGGAGCAGATCCTATGACCTTTCTTGGACCATCAGGTATGGGAGATTTAGTCCTTACCTGTTGCGGGGAAGCCTCTAGGAATCGAACTGTAGGTTTTCGATTGGGCAAAGGAGAGAAGTTAAAAGAAATTTTGGCATCGATGAATGAAGTGGCAGAAGGTGTCAAAACAACTCTCTCCACCAAAAATCTTTCGGATAAATTGGGAGTAGAAATGGCAATCACTCAAGAAGTGTATCGCATGTTATACGAAGACAAAGACCCAAAAGAAGTTGTAAAAGCTCTCATGGGCCGTGACCTCAAACGGGAAGGTGTTTAAAATAATTGGATGAGTAAAACAATGTAAGTCACAATTTGGATCATATAAAATGTAAAACGGATGTTCACTGCAAGGACATTCGTTCCAATCAAATGAGTAAGCGATTGTAATACCCTTGCTCCTAAAATCACAAATCCTGCTTGATTCACAAATTCATTTACCTTTCCTAAACTCACAGTTAAGAATACAACCGCCACAAATAAAGGTAGGTTTTCCAAACAATTGAGATGAGCCCGATTCAACCTCCAATTAAAATCACTTCCATGTTGGATACCTGCAGGAAATTCATTAGATTTTTTTTTACCAAGTAACACTTGTACACTTCGATAGGTAATCAATGTAACTCCAAGACCCAAAGTCCAAAGAGTAAATAAAATCAATGCCAAATAGATGGGTTCCACAATTTCTCCTTTATAACCTTCCACCGATTCAGAGTGAAATGATACAGGCGAGAATTCTAAGTGACTCTGGTTCATTTGTAAACCAATAATTGAAAAAAATTTAACTGGGATAGGATTCTTTATCTCCCCAAGCAATCGTTTTGATCTGTTTCCAAACAGAAAGCCAACTCTTTGAAAAAAAATGATCAGGTGCTTCCAGAATTTCTACCAATCGTATATGATTTCGTTTTGCAAATTCGGATGTGATTTCTTTTGGAAACCATTTGTCCATTGCCGGTAAAAAAATTGTTATATCTGTTCTTTTTTCAAAATCAACGTTTTCCACACGAAATCCTGGTAAAAATAAATTTTGTAAAAACTGAGCAAGTGAATCCAACTGTATCCTTGTATTTTTAACTGGAAAAGAAAGATGGTTAACCTTACCTGTTTCCAACCAAAGTGAAGTGGATAAAGTCTCTAATATTTGTTTGTTGGGAGATTCATCATCAGAAATGTTTGGTAAAAGTAACAATCGACTAAATTCTTCTATGGAATTTGATTCATACAAAAATTCTAAACTTTGGACACTATTTAGGATGGGAGATAATAAAAACAAATTTTGGAATTGTACTTGTTTTGCGTATAAAAGAAGGGCTGCGCCACCTCCACTATGTCCAATTCCATACAATTGTTTCCCAATATAATTTTGTTTCCTTAAATATTCATCTAACAGCGTAATGGCGGATTTTGGATCATATGTTCCATTGGAATCACCATGTGATGGTGGATTGAATCGGATTAATCTGAGTCCGTAATCGATAAGTTCTGATTCTCGTATACGAAAGGAACGTGCATTCCCACCTGTGCTTGGCCAAAGGATGAGAAAACCTTGTGCTCCTTCAGGCGGAACTCCTTGTTCGATGATTTCTAGAGACAACAGAGAATCCTCGATACCTTCAGTCAGATCAAAAATTACAAAGTGGCAATGATGGGTTTTCCATTTTGCACAATGACAGTATGTTCACATTGTGCCACATAACTTAAATTTCCTTTTCTGTTCCCGGCCACAAGGGTCCATCCATCTGCTTCTTCAAAAGCAGTTTGACTTCCTGTGGAGATAAAGGATTCAATTGCAAGGACAAGGCCATGGTTCAGTTTACGATGGTCCCGTTTGTCCTCGTAAACCAACACTTGTGGTTCTTCATGCAGTTTTTTTCCAGTGCCATGTCCAGCTAAGTTTTTAATGACAGTGAATCCATTTTCTTTGGCAGCAGAATGTATCTCTTTTCCAATATTTCTTAAATAATTTCCAGTATACGCTTGTTTTGTGGCACGCATGGTTCCTTCAATGGCAGTCTCACAAAGTTTTTCCAAATTAGGGTTTGTGTTTCCAACAATAAAAGAAATCCCAGTGTCAGCATAATACCCATCGAGTTTTGCAGATACATCTACATTCACCAAATCGCCTTCTTTTAAAATGGTTTCCTTTTTAGGAATTCCATGAGCAATTTCAAAATTGGTGCTGATACAGGTAAAACCAGGAAATTGATAATCAAACTTTGGTGCTGAATAAGCCCCTGCGTTTTCAAACTCATGTTTGGCAGCCATATCCAGTTCCAATGTAGATACACCTGGTTTTGCTAATAATTTTAAAAGTTCACGTACTTTTGCGACAAACTTGCCAGCTTTTAAAATCCCTTGAAGGTCTTTTTCATTTTGAATCGACATTTAGACAATTTCTCCACCACAACTAGAACCAGCTCCAGCTGTACAACCATAACAATGGTTTGCTACAACGATCTCTCGTCCAAGAAAGGAGTGCAAATCGAAATCTTTGATGTGTTTCACTTCTTTGGATTTTAATTCCAACATTTGGTTAAAATCACAGTCGTAAACTGACCCGTCATACCCTACTGATATTTGATCCAGGCACATGAGTCCATTCACTGTTGCTGGATTGTAAGCATTGACCAATGTTTCCATATACATTTCAAACTTACCACTTCGGACAAGGGATCCTAAAAACCGATTGATGGGGAGGTTATTGATACAAAACAGTTGGTTGAATACAATTCCATATTTTTTAAATAGATTCTCTTTGTATTCTTTTTCTAATTGTGTTTGCCCAGAGCTTAAAAACAATCCATTGGGGTTGTATACCAAATGGATGGGAAGTGTTGTGCCGTAACCTAAAACGTTTAACTTCTTTAAGGCGGTAATCGACTTCTGATACACACCTTTTCCTCTTTGGTTGTCCGTCACATTTTCCAACACGGAAGGTAACGACGAAACAATTTCAACCTCATTTTCTTTTAGAAATTCATACAACCATTCATAACCTGGTTCCTCTAAAATGGTGAGGTTACATCGATCCATCACTCGTTTTCCAAGGCGTTTTGATTCTGTTACCAAGTATTTAAAATGTGGATTCCCTTCTGGTGCACCACCAGTGATATCCACGGTTTCGATTTCTGGAATTTTTGAAATGAGGTCAATACAAAGTTCCGCAGTATTTCTATCCATCATCTCTGTGCGAATGGGAGATGCATCCACATGGCAATGCCGACAAGCTTGGTTACACCACTTGCCAACATTGATTTGAAATACCTTAATCGAACGAGCTTGGATTGGTTTTCCAACCGTTTTTAAAAATGGATTCCCGCTATAACTTTGTAAGGTGGAATGTTGTTCGGTTAAGTCCATAGATCAAAAAGAGAGTTCGTCAATTTTGTTTTGCATTTGAACACTGTGAACCAAGTTGATCCCAGCAGCCATTGCTGCAGCCACATGCACCGCTTCATTCATTTGAGCTTCATCAGCACCTTTTTGGAGTGAGGTGGTTGTGTATGCATCGATACAATAAGGGCATTTTAAAGCATGAGCCACTGCCAGTGCAATGAGAGCTTTTTCTCTTTCCGTGAGTGCTCCTTCCGCCATAACAGCATTGTAATACCCAAAAAATTTATCAGCAAGAGCGGGATTCGTGCGACCAATTTCTCCAAATTTTCCTAAGTCTTTTGCGTTGTAATAATGATTTTCTGCCATATATTTCCCCTTTCGTATACTTTGGACGGTGATACACCCAAGTCAAGGTTTGCCTTTTATTTAGAATGATTAAAAAATACGATTTGGTTTAAAATCTTAATCAAAAATTCCATTTGTTAACATTTAAATGATGTATTTTTTAAACATCATCTCAATCCAAAAGAATGGAATCAACACATCAGAAACGACACCGTATGTGACTTAGATTTCTACCACATACGATCATCAATGTTCAATTAGGTTTGAAACTTCGGCCTACGTTTTTCGATGAGTGACAAAAATCCTTCCTGGCCATCGGGAGATAATATC contains the following coding sequences:
- a CDS encoding M15 family metallopeptidase, which gives rise to MFRTKYLLLFLLSILCVCGEKPVKQTQTDLYLGIDKVSYLTGKFNSPGPLAPVILEENAKEHFLRPDVKKALHKMINDFEDSKPSSYKQHIFLVSSFRNFSHQKGIWESKYSGKKAMRVPITGKSPEEIINLILEFSSAPGTSRHHWGTDFDLNALDNAYFESNGKGKILYDWLKENASKYGFCQPYSPLASRNNKGYQEEKWHWSYAPISNQLTKEWVKSFQSGEIKLTGSFMGAEVLGDRALDYVRSINPECEKISSQNL
- the recG gene encoding ATP-dependent DNA helicase RecG — encoded protein: MFDLTQSLSNLKGIGPKRKTVLLEHGVTTYYDLLTYFPRRYLDRNFTKDIILKQGDNVTLLGSIVDSYIVHGKKSRLLVGFRTLNNERINLVFFRGVNFFHKLFAIEKKVVISGKLEYFKGYQIVHPEYEFLSDTDDPEDSIHAGRIIPLYPSTEALKEEGLDSKGLRKLIHQVLESGEIGENLPSKFIKKRRLLGRDEAFRKIHFPDTMETVQISRKRFAYEEFFYFQRLLLYKQRERQKVKRLLWPLPNSPSRVNLEKNLPFELTEDQKIAVTTILSKTNTDSPSAFLLQGDVGSGKTITALLVGLHYIDNHIQVAFLAPTEILARQHYQTIYKFMGNMPFLGIELLLGGENKKSRAEKLNRIKTGESNIIIGTHSLLQEDVIFSDLGLVVIDEQHKFGVDQRETIRAKGKNPDLLAMTATPIPRTLCLTLYGDLTLVNIKTKPKGRKPIDTRWYKEDRRTGVYNSIRKYVTSGRQCYIVYPLVEESEKVDLESCTVAYENLRTNIFPDLKIGLLHGKMKSVEKESVMEKFKSGEIQILVTTTVVEVGVDVPNATILVVEHAERFGISQLHQLRGRVGRSDLESFCILMTGDFVSDEGRDRLEALVTSNDGYFLAEKDLAIRGPGELLGVKQSGLPEFKIADLVVDRELLDEAKEDASSLPLDDPSEVSELRIRFSEGKFLFAN
- a CDS encoding metallophosphoesterase family protein translates to MKIIYLTDIHDGLHGLKKILQSTEADLYLFSGDIIYKAFFSFDRIIDFCGVQEELYYLLTERKDDSTPFDFTTHAIRFPEKYSTAIVEKSQKYRDLYKLAAKTMKEKYEIIEKLILKYAKSPVYCLPGNYDLDLQYTELYQREVHRKSFDFRNIKVSGYGGAPIWTSGIPEKLTVVFHEYTKNGKNYSEPEDFFREELPDICWIHNPAYGYFDTIPGVGKCGSQGIRRYLDDESPSLVVSGHVHEDQGIKKTKNTVFINPSNFGAVDSLHGFQEGGYYAEIIMEGKNVVQSNLCQLKEDVCHTLIEVDCSEKQLKLISQNSISTVSSEDYIRGN
- a CDS encoding NAD(P)H-dependent glycerol-3-phosphate dehydrogenase — encoded protein: MKIGIIGAGSFGTALGSILADKGYDVTLWTRSEEQARSINENHMNSKHMPDLVLPEKLRANTDLIQVVKDKEMIVSAPPSHALSGILKEIKDHIPHKVPIVSASKGIENESLRLVSEIFESELPGQYHSQLSYLSGPSFAKEMVKRVPTIVSIASKNEATAKRVQEIFSFTYFRTYWTPDVVGVEVGGALKNVIAIAAGVADGLGFGQNTRAALITRGLNEITRMGIKMGADPMTFLGPSGMGDLVLTCCGEASRNRTVGFRLGKGEKLKEILASMNEVAEGVKTTLSTKNLSDKLGVEMAITQEVYRMLYEDKDPKEVVKALMGRDLKREGV
- a CDS encoding MAPEG family protein; the protein is MEPIYLALILFTLWTLGLGVTLITYRSVQVLLGKKKSNEFPAGIQHGSDFNWRLNRAHLNCLENLPLFVAVVFLTVSLGKVNEFVNQAGFVILGARVLQSLTHLIGTNVLAVNIRFTFYMIQIVTYIVLLIQLF
- a CDS encoding alpha/beta fold hydrolase; protein product: MLSLEIIEQGVPPEGAQGFLILWPSTGGNARSFRIRESELIDYGLRLIRFNPPSHGDSNGTYDPKSAITLLDEYLRKQNYIGKQLYGIGHSGGGAALLLYAKQVQFQNLFLLSPILNSVQSLEFLYESNSIEEFSRLLLLPNISDDESPNKQILETLSTSLWLETGKVNHLSFPVKNTRIQLDSLAQFLQNLFLPGFRVENVDFEKRTDITIFLPAMDKWFPKEITSEFAKRNHIRLVEILEAPDHFFSKSWLSVWKQIKTIAWGDKESYPS
- the map gene encoding type I methionyl aminopeptidase; translation: MSIQNEKDLQGILKAGKFVAKVRELLKLLAKPGVSTLELDMAAKHEFENAGAYSAPKFDYQFPGFTCISTNFEIAHGIPKKETILKEGDLVNVDVSAKLDGYYADTGISFIVGNTNPNLEKLCETAIEGTMRATKQAYTGNYLRNIGKEIHSAAKENGFTVIKNLAGHGTGKKLHEEPQVLVYEDKRDHRKLNHGLVLAIESFISTGSQTAFEEADGWTLVAGNRKGNLSYVAQCEHTVIVQNGKPIIATL
- the arsS gene encoding arsenosugar biosynthesis radical SAM (seleno)protein ArsS (Some members of this family are selenoproteins.); amino-acid sequence: MDLTEQHSTLQSYSGNPFLKTVGKPIQARSIKVFQINVGKWCNQACRHCHVDASPIRTEMMDRNTAELCIDLISKIPEIETVDITGGAPEGNPHFKYLVTESKRLGKRVMDRCNLTILEEPGYEWLYEFLKENEVEIVSSLPSVLENVTDNQRGKGVYQKSITALKKLNVLGYGTTLPIHLVYNPNGLFLSSGQTQLEKEYKENLFKKYGIVFNQLFCINNLPINRFLGSLVRSGKFEMYMETLVNAYNPATVNGLMCLDQISVGYDGSVYDCDFNQMLELKSKEVKHIKDFDLHSFLGREIVVANHCYGCTAGAGSSCGGEIV
- a CDS encoding arsenosugar biosynthesis-associated peroxidase-like protein, producing MAENHYYNAKDLGKFGEIGRTNPALADKFFGYYNAVMAEGALTEREKALIALAVAHALKCPYCIDAYTTTSLQKGADEAQMNEAVHVAAAMAAGINLVHSVQMQNKIDELSF